The genomic window TACCTCCATTGTTCTGTTATGATATATTTACTTAGTACAAGTATACAAATAATATATATTAAATAAAAGGAAGTCGAATATGGTACTCCAAATAGATGGACTGACAGGTGGATATTCAAAGACACCGGTAATACATGATATCTCCTTCAATATCGGGCATGGGGAGATCGTCGGGCTCATCGGCCTGAACGGGGCCGGCAAAAGTACGACGATCAAGCATATACTCGGACTGCTGCGTCCCCATTCAGGAGAGATCAGGGTAGGGGGACTGAAGGCTTCGGAGGATATCGAATCCTACCGTCGGCAGCTTGCCTATATCCCAGAAACGCCGATACTATATGAAGAACTGACGCTGAAGGAGCACATCCAGATGACGGCGATGGCCTACGGCATCGATGAAGCCACGGCGATGTCACGTGCGGAGCGGCTCCTGAAGATATTCAGGCTCGAAACGAAAGTGGACATGTTCCCGACGCACTTCTCCAAAGGGATGAAGCAGAAGGTGATGCTCATCTGCGCATTCCTTTCGCATCCCGACCTCTACATCATAGATGAACCGTTCCTCGGCCTCGATCCACTCGGCATCGAATCACTGATCGAGCTGATGGTCGAAGAGAAGCGCAATGGCCGCTCGATACTGATGAGTACGCATATACTGGCGACGGCAGAACGGTACTGCGACCGGTTCGCGATCATCGATGACGGCCGCCTGATTGCGATCGGCAGCCTTGAAGCGCTCCGGGAGGAATTCGATATGCCGGGGGCCACATTGGATGAAGTGTACCTCAGGATTACAGGGGGCGGCGTCACTCATGACTGAACGACTATTCAGGGAGAGAATGAATGAGGATATAGAAAGAAGAAGCTATTACGGCAAATTCATCTTCAACAGCCATTTCCTCATTTTCCTGACGATCGCCTCAGGCTTCTTCCTCTATTCACTGCTCAGCCTCGTCCAGACACTCGAGCCCTCCCTGTGGCAGGACATCGCTGCTGCACTTCTGGTGAGTGTCACGATCGTTCCGGCGTACCGGACGCTCCTGAAGCGGGCGGATGGCGTGTTCCTGCTGCCCTATGAGGCGAAGTTCGACAAGTATATGACTTCAGCCGACAGGTATTCCCTCACCCTCGGCCTTGCGAAACCGGCCATCGGCGGCATCGTCGCAGCTCTGCTGCTGACGGTGGGGCACGGCGTCGTCGAGATTGCGGTCTTCATTGCAGCCGGCATCGTCTTCTATGTAATGAACTACCACATCAAGAAGACCGCAATCCATTCGGAACTGTCCAATGCGGCTGTCATCGCCGGGATGATGCTTCTGAGCTTCGTATCCCTGCTGCTGATCCTCCAGCACCTGCTGTGGGCCATCCCAGCTGTAGCCATTGTCTACATGGTGATGGGATACATGAAGAAGCGGCGCCATGACCAGCTGGACTGGAGTACACTGATCGACTATGAGGAAACCCAGCTCAACAGGTACTATCAGAACGTGGCACTCTTCACGAATGTCAGCCACATCGATAAGCAGTTCAAGCGGCGGAGGTACCTGGACCCATTCCTATGGAAGCCTAAGGGCGATGCCTTCGGCAAGGAACGGATGTACGAATACCTCTTCTACAGGACATTTGCCCGGGACCATGATCTGCCGATGATCGTCCTGCGGCTGATTCTACTCTTCGGCATCGTAATGGTCTGGATCGGGAACCTCTACCTCTCGGTCATCATCGTGCTGTTCGGCATCTACATCATCGTCCTTCAGATGTCGCAGATCTATACCGCCCAGGCCTATCTGCTCTGGCCGAAAGTCTGGCCGGTGGACCGGCGCTTCATCCAGAAGAGCTATGTCACATACTCCCACAAGCTTGTATTCGTGATTGTGGTCATCTTCAGCCTCATCTTCCTGGCGGTGCATATCCAGCACTTCTATCTGGTGCTGCTTTTCCCGCTGTGGGGCTACATCATCAACAGGACTTTGAGCAGAACCGTATATAAAAAGGAACAGCAATTAAGCGACTGAAATGTTCAGTCGCTTAAAATTCGTCTTCCGGATCTTCCTCATTGTCCTTGAGCGGCAGATAGAGCTTTGAGGAGATTGATTTGTGGAACAGCGATTCAGCCGTGCGGTACTTGGCGAGCGCCTCTGTGCTCAAATAGTTCCTATAGCTGTTCGTCTGCTTGAAGTCGTTGTAGGTCGATGTCTGTGCCCATTGGATGAGTACGATGTATGAATCCTCACCGAGCGCCTGACCTATGCGGTGGGACTGGACACCCCGCGTCCCGAGCAGTATTTCATTCACGTCGGCAAGGTGGCCGTGGAGCGGTCCCTTCCGTTCATCCGGTACGGGGATGAAGTGCATCGATGTCGGATTGTTTTCGTCCAATGTGCCGGATGTGTACTGCACATCATAGGAATTTCGGGAGCTGAAGATGCTGTCGGCACTCTCGCTTTCATAGTACAGGACTGCATCCTGGCCCATGGCGCCGATCTTGACGTCCTTGTGCTCCTTCTTCAGGCCCTGCATGTAGGTTATCGTACCTGTCGTCAAATGTAGTTTCATCATGTTCACCTCGTAAGTAGTCTTAATAGGTGTATACCTTAAAGCAGATAGGGGTAAACGTGCAAAAAATGAATCAAATTTTTGACATTGTGCCACTTATTAATAATTACTATCATCAATGTGTTAAAATATTGATGGATATTAAAAATTGGAGGAAAAAATTGTGTTCAATGATACGATAATTAAAGCGGCAAGAGGAGAAAAGACCGATTATACTCCTGTATGGTTCATGAGACAGGTCGGAAGAAGCCAGCCGGAATATAATAAGGTCAAAGAAAAGTATTCCCTGATGGAGATTACGCACCAGCCGGAGCTGACTGCATATCTTACTGCAACGCCAGTGGATAATTATGATGTGGACGCGGCTGTGCTGTACAAGGACATCGTCTCTCCTCTGGCGCCCCTCGGCGTTGATGTGGACATCAAACCGGGTGTCGGGCCTGTCATACAGAATCCGATCCGTGACATCAAGGACGTGGAGAAGCTGGGGGAAGTCGATCCCTACAAGGACCTCGACTACATCTATAAGACGATCGAGATATTGACGAAGGAAAAATTGAACGTTCCGCTCATCGGCTTCTGCGGGGCGCCATTCACTGTGGCCAGCTATATGATTGAAGGCGGTCCGTCGAAGAACTACCACAAGACGAAGACGATGATGTACAACCAGCCGGAAACCTGGTTCAGGCTGATGGACAAGCTGACTGACATGAGCATCCAGTATCTGCGGGCACAGGTCGAGTCGGGGGCGAGCCTCATCCAGATATTCGATTCATGGGGCGGTGCATTGAGCCGTGAGGACTACGCCTATTATCTGTCCCCTTCAATGAACAGGATCATCGACAGTGTAAGGGAGATGGATACACCCGTCATCGTATTCGGCATCGGGGCCTCCCACTTGATTCCGGAATGGAACACTCTTAATATGGATGTCATCGGTCTCGACTGGCGGACTTCAATTGATCAGGCAAGGGACCTCGGTGTCAAAAAGGCCCTCCAGGGCAACCTCGACCCAGCACTGCTGCTTTCAGACTGGCAGGTGATCGAGGACCGGGCAAAGGCCATCCTCGATCAGGGCAGGAACGAAGCCCACATATTCAACCTCGGCCATGGGGTCTTCCCGGAAGTGGACCCGGCCACACTCAAGCGATTAACTTCATTTGTACATGAATACAGTAAAGGAAAGTGATAGGAATGAAACAGAAAAAAGGTCTACTCGTAATGGCGTATGGCACGCCGTATAAAGAAGAGGATATCGAACCATACTACACCCACATCCGCAGGGGCAGGAAGCCTTCAGAGGAGGCACTCCAGGATCTGAAGGACCGCTATGAGGCGATCGGCGGGATTTCCCCATTGGCCGATACGACGAAGCGCCAGGCGGAAGCATTGGTCAACCAGCTGAACCAGTCCCAGGACGAAGTTGAATATGAGTTGTTCATCGGCCTGAAGCACATCGATCCATTCATCGAAGACGCAGTCGAGGCGATGAATGACCACGGCATCAAAGAGGCGGTATCAGTCGTATTGGCACCGCATTATTCCAACTTCTCCGTCGGTTCCTACAACAAGCGGGCGAAAGAGGAGGC from Salinicoccus sp. RF5 includes these protein-coding regions:
- a CDS encoding ABC transporter ATP-binding protein; protein product: MVLQIDGLTGGYSKTPVIHDISFNIGHGEIVGLIGLNGAGKSTTIKHILGLLRPHSGEIRVGGLKASEDIESYRRQLAYIPETPILYEELTLKEHIQMTAMAYGIDEATAMSRAERLLKIFRLETKVDMFPTHFSKGMKQKVMLICAFLSHPDLYIIDEPFLGLDPLGIESLIELMVEEKRNGRSILMSTHILATAERYCDRFAIIDDGRLIAIGSLEALREEFDMPGATLDEVYLRITGGGVTHD
- a CDS encoding ABC transporter permease is translated as MTERLFRERMNEDIERRSYYGKFIFNSHFLIFLTIASGFFLYSLLSLVQTLEPSLWQDIAAALLVSVTIVPAYRTLLKRADGVFLLPYEAKFDKYMTSADRYSLTLGLAKPAIGGIVAALLLTVGHGVVEIAVFIAAGIVFYVMNYHIKKTAIHSELSNAAVIAGMMLLSFVSLLLILQHLLWAIPAVAIVYMVMGYMKKRRHDQLDWSTLIDYEETQLNRYYQNVALFTNVSHIDKQFKRRRYLDPFLWKPKGDAFGKERMYEYLFYRTFARDHDLPMIVLRLILLFGIVMVWIGNLYLSVIIVLFGIYIIVLQMSQIYTAQAYLLWPKVWPVDRRFIQKSYVTYSHKLVFVIVVIFSLIFLAVHIQHFYLVLLFPLWGYIINRTLSRTVYKKEQQLSD
- the hemE gene encoding uroporphyrinogen decarboxylase — encoded protein: MFNDTIIKAARGEKTDYTPVWFMRQVGRSQPEYNKVKEKYSLMEITHQPELTAYLTATPVDNYDVDAAVLYKDIVSPLAPLGVDVDIKPGVGPVIQNPIRDIKDVEKLGEVDPYKDLDYIYKTIEILTKEKLNVPLIGFCGAPFTVASYMIEGGPSKNYHKTKTMMYNQPETWFRLMDKLTDMSIQYLRAQVESGASLIQIFDSWGGALSREDYAYYLSPSMNRIIDSVREMDTPVIVFGIGASHLIPEWNTLNMDVIGLDWRTSIDQARDLGVKKALQGNLDPALLLSDWQVIEDRAKAILDQGRNEAHIFNLGHGVFPEVDPATLKRLTSFVHEYSKGK